In the genome of Variibacter gotjawalensis, one region contains:
- a CDS encoding TorD/DmsD family molecular chaperone, with product MARADEYTLLSALLCRAPSADLLKRLSRLQVSASPIGVAHAALAAAASDTTVAKAGQEFFDLFIGLGRGELVPYASFYLTGFLHERPLARLRGDLQELGIERAPENHEPEDHAALLCEIMASIANGTIPVDAEVEQQIFEKHLKPWIGRFFGDLEQAEHASFYRAVGHVGRIFIDIECEAFALPV from the coding sequence ATGGCTCGAGCCGACGAATACACACTTCTCTCGGCGCTTCTTTGTCGTGCTCCTTCTGCGGATCTGCTGAAGCGTCTCTCGCGTCTGCAAGTGAGTGCATCGCCGATCGGCGTCGCCCACGCGGCGTTAGCAGCCGCCGCTTCGGACACGACTGTCGCAAAGGCTGGGCAGGAGTTCTTTGATCTCTTCATCGGGCTCGGCCGCGGCGAACTTGTCCCTTACGCATCTTTCTATCTCACGGGATTTTTGCACGAACGTCCGCTCGCGCGTCTGCGCGGTGACCTGCAGGAACTCGGCATCGAACGCGCGCCGGAGAATCACGAGCCAGAAGATCACGCGGCGCTTCTCTGCGAGATCATGGCGTCGATCGCTAACGGCACGATTCCGGTCGACGCCGAAGTTGAGCAGCAAATTTTCGAAAAGCATCTCAAGCCGTGGATCGGCCGTTTCTTCGGCGATCTCGAGCAGGCGGAACACGCCAGCTTCTATCGTGCGGTCGGCCACGTCGGCCGGATCTTCATCGACATCGAATGTGAGGCGTTTGCGCTGCCGGTTTGA
- a CDS encoding twin-arginine translocation signal domain-containing protein, which produces MSEKAGKDFGRRDFLRGFGAGAAGAATVVAAPLISTAEAAESDADKKKARYQETPHVKKFYSVNRYPAKK; this is translated from the coding sequence ATGAGCGAGAAAGCCGGGAAAGATTTTGGACGCCGCGATTTTCTGCGCGGCTTCGGCGCCGGCGCTGCCGGTGCTGCGACTGTTGTTGCCGCGCCATTGATCTCGACGGCGGAAGCGGCCGAAAGCGACGCCGACAAAAAGAAGGCGCGCTATCAGGAAACTCCGCACGTGAAGAAGTTCTACAGCGTCAACCGTTATCCGGCGAAGAAGTGA